In the Orenia marismortui DSM 5156 genome, one interval contains:
- the lpxD gene encoding UDP-3-O-(3-hydroxymyristoyl)glucosamine N-acyltransferase, with protein sequence MKKTLKEMLKFIEGEIQGDAETEISGVGGVENVKSNEITFAQNKEFFKLAEAKAGAIIVGNDLAERIETSKPLLIVDNPRFSFAQIASLFVFKPYHSQGVSKKAYIDDSVKLGKNLSIHPNVVIEAGAEIGDNVVLGPGVYIGHNVKIGEDSILHPNVVVEYDSKLGKRVEVHPSTTIGCEGYGFEMGKDAYIKVPQMGNVIIQDDVEIGANVTIDRAATGSTIIGKGTKIDNLVHIAHNVEVGRNCLIIAQVGIAGSAKIGNKVTIAGKSGVVGHITVGDNTTLAANSVITNNVSANSFVSGYPAHDHRMERRIKASRKKLPDLVKKVRKLEKKVELLESKLNKEG encoded by the coding sequence ATGAAGAAGACATTAAAGGAAATGTTAAAATTTATAGAGGGTGAAATTCAAGGGGATGCAGAGACAGAGATATCAGGAGTTGGGGGAGTTGAGAATGTAAAGTCTAATGAGATCACCTTTGCTCAAAATAAAGAGTTTTTTAAATTAGCTGAAGCAAAAGCTGGAGCTATTATTGTTGGTAATGATTTAGCTGAGAGAATAGAAACATCTAAGCCCCTATTAATAGTTGATAATCCAAGGTTTTCTTTTGCTCAGATAGCTAGTTTATTTGTCTTTAAACCTTATCATTCTCAAGGAGTTAGTAAGAAAGCTTATATAGATGATAGTGTCAAATTAGGTAAAAATCTTTCTATCCATCCTAATGTAGTTATTGAAGCTGGAGCAGAAATTGGTGATAATGTTGTTTTAGGGCCAGGTGTATATATTGGACATAATGTTAAAATAGGAGAAGATAGCATATTACATCCTAATGTAGTGGTTGAATATGATTCTAAGCTAGGAAAGAGAGTTGAAGTTCACCCAAGTACAACGATAGGATGTGAAGGATATGGTTTTGAGATGGGGAAAGATGCTTATATAAAAGTTCCACAAATGGGAAATGTAATTATTCAAGATGATGTAGAAATAGGTGCCAATGTGACCATTGATAGGGCAGCAACTGGATCTACAATTATAGGCAAAGGAACAAAGATTGATAATTTAGTTCATATTGCTCATAATGTAGAGGTTGGAAGAAATTGTTTGATTATTGCTCAGGTTGGTATCGCAGGTAGTGCTAAGATAGGAAATAAAGTAACAATAGCAGGTAAGAGTGGAGTTGTAGGGCATATAACAGTTGGAGATAATACTACTTTAGCAGCTAATAGTGTCATTACTAACAATGTTTCTGCTAATTCATTTGTCTCTGGTTATCCTGCTCATGACCATCGTATGGAAAGAAGAATTAAAGCGTCTCGCAAAAAATTACCTGATTTAGTAAAGAAAGTTCGTAAATTAGAGAAGAAAGTAGAATTATTAGAATCTAAATTAAACAAGGAGGGTTAA
- a CDS encoding OmpH family outer membrane protein, translating into MKKLFIISILLVVIIALLVGCAQPAKDQAEKEEKVLRVGVINQDRIWTESAKAKEYQSELNTKIEGIQDRYKDELENLSEEEQVKKHEEAYKEINNIQTELKEKFRQEIQSVVEEIAKTKNLDIVLNKEDVRYGGIDLTDEVIKKLK; encoded by the coding sequence ATGAAAAAATTATTTATAATTTCTATCCTTCTAGTAGTTATTATAGCTTTATTAGTAGGTTGTGCCCAACCAGCTAAAGATCAGGCTGAAAAAGAAGAAAAAGTTTTAAGGGTTGGAGTTATTAATCAAGATAGAATTTGGACTGAAAGTGCCAAGGCAAAAGAATATCAAAGTGAATTAAATACTAAGATTGAAGGTATTCAAGATAGATATAAAGATGAATTAGAAAATCTAAGTGAGGAAGAACAAGTAAAGAAGCATGAAGAGGCCTATAAAGAAATAAATAATATCCAGACAGAATTAAAGGAAAAATTTAGGCAAGAGATTCAAAGCGTTGTTGAAGAGATAGCTAAAACTAAAAACTTAGATATTGTTTTAAATAAAGAAGATGTAAGATATGGAGGAATTGATCTAACAGATGAAGTAATTAAAAAGTTGAAATAA